The Lysobacter enzymogenes genome window below encodes:
- a CDS encoding O-antigen ligase family protein, translating into MRIPAPKLLLAPACLGLFLLSGWASVFFAVDTDLVQYAAIAATIVLGGLSLSYSGLNRFACLLPAIVCLIAFAQIAYLDTHIGHRPKELKFYLILVFCAYCACFVLRGAAAEQFVKIYVALCFVLSVAALAMNKGADTGAQRLMQGDGNPIWIARAAGTTIMFLAWRLLTDTRRRALRIALILPCVAALVLAGSRGPILSLLLGLGVLLVLTNRGALLLSRKVWAAGLAVVLLAVAAAVLAPDGIKDRLASLVVSNYSGSDVLRMNLYEVSFAMLRDTVFGQGFGAFEASGALQPYPHNLLIETLIEPGLIFTVFFFALIGYAIVRLYRSAKRSQGRDLVATFLCALSLYSLANAMFSGDITSPKELYLCVFYALSTAFVMRAAPVPARRFAAPHSPAH; encoded by the coding sequence ATGCGCATCCCCGCGCCCAAGCTGTTGCTGGCCCCGGCCTGTCTGGGGCTGTTCCTGTTGTCGGGCTGGGCCTCGGTGTTCTTCGCCGTCGACACCGACCTGGTGCAGTACGCGGCGATCGCCGCGACCATCGTGCTCGGCGGCCTGTCGCTGTCGTACAGCGGGCTCAACCGCTTCGCCTGCCTGCTGCCGGCGATCGTATGTTTGATCGCGTTCGCCCAGATCGCTTACCTCGACACCCACATCGGCCACCGGCCGAAGGAACTGAAGTTCTATCTGATCCTGGTGTTCTGCGCCTATTGCGCCTGCTTCGTGCTGCGCGGCGCGGCGGCCGAGCAGTTCGTCAAGATCTACGTGGCGCTGTGCTTCGTGCTCAGCGTGGCCGCGTTGGCGATGAACAAGGGCGCCGACACCGGCGCGCAGCGATTGATGCAGGGCGACGGCAATCCGATCTGGATTGCGCGCGCGGCCGGCACCACGATCATGTTCCTGGCCTGGCGCCTGCTGACCGACACCCGCCGGCGCGCATTGCGCATCGCCCTGATCCTGCCGTGCGTGGCGGCGCTGGTGCTGGCCGGCTCGCGCGGCCCGATCCTGTCGCTGCTGCTCGGCCTCGGCGTGCTGCTGGTGCTGACCAACCGCGGCGCGCTGCTGCTGTCGCGCAAGGTGTGGGCGGCCGGGCTGGCGGTGGTGCTGCTCGCGGTCGCCGCGGCGGTGCTGGCGCCGGACGGGATCAAGGACCGCCTCGCCAGCCTGGTCGTCAGCAACTACAGCGGCAGCGACGTGCTGCGCATGAACCTGTACGAAGTGTCGTTCGCGATGCTGCGCGACACCGTGTTCGGCCAAGGCTTCGGCGCGTTCGAAGCCAGCGGCGCGCTGCAGCCGTATCCGCACAACCTGCTGATCGAAACCCTGATCGAACCCGGCCTGATCTTCACCGTGTTCTTCTTCGCCCTGATCGGCTACGCGATCGTGCGCCTGTACCGCAGCGCCAAGCGCAGCCAGGGCCGCGACCTGGTCGCGACCTTCCTGTGCGCGCTGTCGCTGTACTCGCTGGCCAACGCCATGTTCAGCGGCGACATCACCAGCCCCAAGGAACTGTACCTGTGCGTGTTCTACGCGCTGTCGACCGCGTTCGTGATGCGCGCCGCGCCGGTTCCCGCGCGCCGCTTCGCCGCCCCGCACTCTCCCGCCCACTGA
- the wecC gene encoding UDP-N-acetyl-D-mannosamine dehydrogenase — MSFDTVSVIGLGYIGLPTAAAFAAVRKRVIGVDVNASVVDTINRGEIHIVEPDLDVAVRAAVSGGFLRASTAPEHADAYLIAVPTPFKGDHQPDLAYIESAAKALAPVLQKGDLVVLESTSPVGATEQLAQWLADARPDLSFPQQAGEAADVNVAHCPERVLPGQVMRELIENDRVIGGMTPRCSQRAAELYQSFVRGQCIVTNARTAEMCKLTENAFRDVNIAFANELSIICDKLGINVWELVGLANRHPRVNILQPGPGVGGHCIAVDPWFIVDSAPKEARLIRTAREVNNGKPGWVMDKIDAAIGEAKAAGKQDKDLKIAVFGLSFKPDIDDLRESPALGIAVELAQRHAGTVLAVEPHIEVLPAKLNAPNVILSDLPTASREADIAVLLVDHKPFKEHAMPAHIKIVDTKGIWT, encoded by the coding sequence ATGAGTTTCGACACCGTCTCGGTCATCGGCCTGGGTTACATCGGCCTTCCCACCGCCGCCGCGTTCGCCGCCGTGCGCAAGCGCGTGATCGGCGTGGACGTCAACGCGTCCGTGGTCGACACGATCAACCGCGGCGAAATCCATATCGTCGAACCCGACCTCGACGTGGCCGTGCGCGCCGCGGTGTCCGGCGGCTTCCTGCGCGCCAGCACCGCGCCCGAGCACGCCGACGCCTACCTGATCGCGGTGCCGACGCCGTTCAAGGGCGACCATCAGCCCGACCTGGCCTATATCGAATCGGCCGCGAAGGCGCTGGCGCCGGTGCTGCAGAAAGGCGACCTGGTGGTGCTGGAATCGACCTCGCCGGTCGGCGCCACCGAGCAGCTGGCGCAGTGGTTAGCCGACGCGCGCCCCGACCTGAGCTTCCCGCAACAAGCGGGCGAAGCCGCCGACGTCAACGTCGCCCACTGCCCCGAGCGCGTGCTGCCGGGCCAGGTGATGCGCGAGCTGATCGAGAACGACCGGGTCATCGGCGGCATGACCCCGCGCTGCTCGCAGCGCGCCGCCGAGCTCTACCAGAGCTTCGTGCGCGGCCAATGCATCGTGACCAACGCGCGCACCGCCGAGATGTGCAAGCTGACCGAAAACGCGTTCCGCGACGTCAACATCGCCTTCGCCAACGAGCTGTCGATCATCTGCGACAAGCTCGGCATCAACGTGTGGGAGCTGGTCGGCCTGGCCAACCGCCACCCGCGCGTCAACATCCTGCAGCCCGGCCCGGGCGTCGGCGGCCACTGCATCGCGGTGGATCCGTGGTTCATCGTCGACAGCGCGCCGAAAGAGGCGCGGCTGATCCGCACCGCGCGCGAGGTCAACAACGGCAAGCCGGGCTGGGTCATGGACAAGATCGACGCCGCCATCGGCGAGGCCAAGGCCGCCGGCAAGCAGGACAAGGACCTGAAGATCGCGGTGTTCGGCCTGTCGTTCAAGCCCGACATCGACGACCTGCGCGAAAGCCCGGCGCTCGGCATCGCGGTCGAGCTGGCGCAGCGCCACGCCGGCACGGTGCTGGCGGTGGAGCCGCATATCGAAGTCCTGCCGGCCAAGCTCAACGCGCCGAACGTGATTCTCTCCGACCTGCCGACCGCCAGCCGCGAGGCCGACATCGCGGTGCTGCTGGTCGACCACAAGCCCTTCAAGGAGCACGCCATGCCCGCGCACATCAAGATCGTCGACACCAAGGGCATCTGGACCTGA
- a CDS encoding oligosaccharide flippase family protein — protein sequence MMRRLIGTASLSAVSALASRGALFAGVLAAAHYLGPAAFGQFTLIQTTALLFTTFCALSLGQMATKIVAEAVAGGGRVSAALTVSYGSAVLASLAFSALLLACSYPLAVKLGGSADLAVVYASSSLLVLTGFVGAIQNGVALALHKVKQQAAANLLTAPVVFAIMWGAATQRDIGWAVYGSIAAQWLIVLGQERVLRRYRREHGERLAWSAATREDWAVVWRLGLPSSLSGLLTMPAIWLSMAMLAHSAHGDAELGHFALGNQARSILLFGMGVVANAALPMLSAAIVRGAREEAASTLRQSIALLVVVTAAIAGVLAMAAPIAVARFAPAYAEAIVPLQWLLLSAVATAPTTILMRKATADGRPAVLLIGNAVFAVSLIGAAALALSLGAGATGVAVAYAVASTVQLIVFATCNRRELRWSAAPSNTR from the coding sequence ATGATGCGGCGTCTGATCGGCACCGCCAGCCTGTCGGCGGTCAGCGCGCTGGCCTCGCGCGGCGCGCTGTTCGCCGGCGTGCTGGCGGCCGCGCATTACCTCGGCCCGGCCGCGTTCGGCCAGTTCACCCTGATCCAGACCACCGCGCTGCTGTTCACCACCTTCTGCGCGTTGAGCCTGGGCCAGATGGCGACCAAGATCGTCGCCGAAGCGGTCGCCGGCGGCGGCCGCGTGTCGGCGGCGCTGACCGTGTCCTACGGCTCGGCGGTGCTGGCCTCGCTGGCGTTCTCGGCGCTGCTGCTGGCGTGCTCGTATCCGCTCGCGGTCAAGCTCGGCGGTTCGGCGGATCTGGCGGTGGTCTACGCCAGTTCCTCGCTGCTGGTTTTGACCGGCTTCGTCGGCGCGATCCAGAACGGCGTCGCCCTGGCGCTGCACAAGGTCAAGCAACAGGCCGCGGCCAATCTGCTGACCGCGCCGGTGGTGTTCGCGATCATGTGGGGCGCGGCGACCCAGCGCGACATCGGCTGGGCGGTGTACGGTTCGATCGCCGCGCAATGGCTGATCGTGCTCGGCCAGGAACGGGTGCTGCGCCGCTACCGGCGCGAACACGGCGAGCGCCTGGCGTGGTCGGCGGCGACGCGCGAGGACTGGGCCGTGGTCTGGCGCCTGGGCCTGCCGTCGTCGTTGTCGGGCCTGCTGACCATGCCGGCGATCTGGCTGTCGATGGCGATGCTGGCGCACAGCGCGCACGGCGACGCCGAACTCGGCCATTTCGCCCTCGGCAATCAGGCCCGCTCGATCCTGCTGTTCGGCATGGGCGTGGTCGCCAACGCGGCGCTGCCGATGCTGTCGGCGGCGATCGTGCGCGGCGCGCGCGAGGAAGCCGCCTCGACCTTGCGCCAGTCCATCGCGCTGCTGGTAGTGGTCACCGCCGCGATCGCCGGCGTGCTGGCGATGGCCGCGCCGATCGCGGTGGCGCGCTTCGCCCCGGCCTACGCCGAGGCGATCGTGCCGCTGCAATGGCTGCTGCTGTCGGCGGTGGCGACCGCGCCGACCACGATCCTGATGCGCAAGGCCACCGCCGACGGCCGCCCGGCCGTGCTGCTGATCGGCAATGCCGTCTTCGCCGTCAGCCTGATCGGCGCGGCGGCGCTGGCGCTCAGTCTCGGCGCCGGCGCGACCGGCGTCGCCGTCGCCTACGCGGTCGCCTCGACCGTGCAATTGATCGTTTTCGCCACCTGCAACCGCCGCGAGCTGCGTTGGTCCGCGGCGCCGAGCAATACCCGATAG
- a CDS encoding heparinase II/III family protein yields the protein MSLATRLPRLWHTVRHLRPVQIYGRAWHRLHRPRVAHAPAPQMAAFERGWIACERAASMLGPTRFRFLNDEHEIGANDWNSARLAKLWLYNLHYFDDLNAIGSASREHWHRDLIARWIADNPPPAGNGWEPYCLSLRIVNWIKWRCGGQLFGDATRARAALDSLAVQVRFLRGRLERHLLGNHLWANYKALLFAGAFFEGVEAQRWRELGLSGLRGEIAEQILADGGHFERSPMYHAILLEDLLDLVQLALVYPGAFPERDVQSWRDKARAMLSWLAVMTHPDGDIAFFNDAAHGIAATLAQLQAYARALGVEPPPASREPLQMLPQSGYARLQCGEAVLICDVGEIGPDYLPGHAHADTLSFELSLRGKRVLVNAGISRYDIDPERLWQRGTAAHNTVEIDGEDSSEVWSSFRVARRARPRAVAHGREGESLWLSAAHDGYRRLKGRPLHRRRWVLTPRGLRIEDRIEGRFGDAVARLRVHPDFAVDGHEIRCEPGACESGDVRLRWRSEAAGDTLALSRYYPGFGLSRPCSVIETALDPRVGTATLALDWGR from the coding sequence ATGAGTCTGGCCACGCGCCTGCCGCGGCTGTGGCATACCGTGCGCCATCTGCGCCCGGTGCAGATCTACGGCCGCGCCTGGCACCGGCTGCACCGGCCGCGGGTCGCGCACGCGCCGGCGCCGCAGATGGCCGCGTTCGAGCGCGGCTGGATCGCCTGCGAGCGCGCCGCCTCGATGCTGGGGCCGACCCGCTTCCGCTTCCTCAACGACGAGCACGAGATCGGCGCCAACGACTGGAACAGCGCGCGGCTGGCGAAGCTGTGGCTGTACAACCTGCACTACTTCGACGATCTCAACGCCATTGGGTCGGCGTCGCGCGAACATTGGCACCGCGACCTGATCGCGCGCTGGATCGCCGACAACCCGCCGCCGGCCGGCAACGGCTGGGAGCCGTACTGCCTGTCGCTGCGCATCGTCAACTGGATCAAGTGGCGCTGCGGCGGCCAGTTGTTCGGCGACGCGACCCGCGCGCGCGCCGCGCTCGACAGCCTCGCCGTGCAGGTGCGGTTCCTGCGCGGACGGCTGGAGCGGCATCTGCTCGGCAACCACCTGTGGGCCAACTACAAGGCGCTGCTGTTCGCCGGCGCGTTCTTCGAAGGCGTCGAGGCGCAGCGCTGGCGCGAACTCGGCCTGTCCGGCCTGCGCGGCGAAATCGCCGAGCAGATCCTCGCCGACGGCGGCCATTTCGAACGCAGCCCGATGTACCACGCGATCCTGCTCGAGGATCTGCTCGATCTGGTCCAGCTGGCCCTGGTCTACCCCGGCGCGTTCCCCGAGCGCGACGTGCAGAGCTGGCGCGACAAGGCGCGGGCGATGCTGTCGTGGCTGGCGGTGATGACCCACCCCGACGGCGACATCGCCTTCTTCAACGACGCCGCCCACGGCATCGCCGCGACCCTGGCGCAGTTGCAGGCCTATGCGCGCGCGCTCGGCGTCGAACCGCCGCCGGCCTCGCGCGAACCGCTGCAGATGCTGCCGCAGTCGGGCTATGCGCGGCTGCAATGCGGCGAGGCGGTGCTGATCTGCGACGTCGGCGAAATCGGCCCGGACTACCTGCCCGGCCACGCCCACGCCGACACGCTGAGCTTCGAACTGTCGCTGCGCGGCAAGCGGGTGCTGGTCAACGCCGGCATCTCGCGCTACGACATCGACCCCGAACGCCTGTGGCAGCGCGGCACCGCCGCGCACAACACGGTCGAGATCGACGGCGAGGATTCCTCCGAAGTGTGGAGCAGCTTCCGCGTCGCCCGCCGCGCCCGCCCGCGCGCGGTCGCCCACGGCCGCGAGGGCGAGTCGCTGTGGCTCAGCGCCGCGCACGACGGCTACCGCCGGCTCAAGGGCCGGCCGCTGCACCGCCGGCGCTGGGTGCTGACCCCGCGCGGCCTGCGCATCGAAGACCGCATCGAAGGCCGCTTCGGCGACGCGGTCGCGCGCCTGCGCGTGCATCCGGATTTCGCCGTCGACGGCCACGAAATACGCTGCGAGCCCGGCGCCTGCGAAAGCGGCGACGTGCGCCTGCGCTGGCGCAGCGAAGCCGCCGGCGACACCCTCGCGCTGAGCCGCTATTACCCGGGCTTCGGCCTGAGCCGGCCGTGCAGCGTGATCGAAACCGCGCTCGACCCGCGCGTGGGCACCGCCACGCTGGCGCTGGACTGGGGACGCTGA
- a CDS encoding bi-domain-containing oxidoreductase has protein sequence MQQVLQNLRDGSTEVADVPAPALRRGQLLIRSHVTLVSAGTERMLVEFGKANMLQKARQQPDKVRMVLEKVRTDGLATTLDAVRSKLDQPLALGYCNVGTVIGVGPGVSGFQLGDRVASNGKHAEVVAVPVNLCAKIPDEVGDEAAAFTVLAAIGLQGIRLVQPSLGETVVVTGLGLIGLITVQLLRAHGCRVLGIDFDPAKLALARSYGAETVDLSKGEDPVAAAHAFSRGRGVDAVLITASSKSNEPVSQAAHMCRKRGRIVLVGVTGLELSRADFYEKELSFQVSCSYGPGRYDPSYEERGNDYPVGFVRWTEQRNFEAVLDMMAAGALQVQPLVSHRYPIADAEAAYGVLGGGQPSLGIVLDYGRGGEMADHLIRRHIPLPVATTVREDSEALDRNAVAFIGAGNYAGRVLIPAFAKAGARLHTVVTANGVGSVHFGKKFGFSHASTDTSAVLRDPAVGSVVIATQHASHAELTFKALRRGKHVFVEKPLCLTLEELQTIEKAHAEQAVYGPPPVLMVGFNRRFAPQVQKIHQLLAGVREPKSFVMTVNAGAIPAEHWTQDPQAGGGRLIGEACHFVDLLRFLAGSPIVGHQLTAVGNVPGVGIRSDRVSFALSFADGSFGTVHYLANGHKSFPKERLEVFAAGRVLALDNFRKLRGYGWPGFNKMNLWSQDKGQAACAQAFMRAARGEAPAPIPAEEIFEVARVTLELDASV, from the coding sequence ATGCAACAAGTCCTGCAAAACCTGCGCGACGGCAGCACCGAAGTCGCCGACGTCCCCGCCCCCGCGCTGCGCCGCGGGCAATTGCTGATCCGCAGCCACGTCACCCTGGTTTCGGCCGGCACCGAGCGCATGCTGGTCGAGTTCGGCAAGGCCAACATGCTGCAGAAGGCGCGCCAGCAGCCGGACAAGGTGCGCATGGTGCTGGAGAAGGTCCGCACCGACGGCCTCGCCACCACTCTCGACGCGGTCCGCAGCAAGCTCGATCAGCCGCTGGCGCTGGGCTATTGCAACGTCGGCACGGTCATCGGCGTCGGCCCCGGCGTGAGCGGTTTCCAGCTCGGCGACCGCGTCGCCAGCAACGGCAAGCACGCCGAAGTGGTCGCGGTGCCGGTCAACCTGTGCGCCAAGATTCCCGATGAAGTCGGCGACGAAGCCGCGGCGTTCACCGTGCTCGCCGCGATCGGCCTGCAAGGCATCCGCCTGGTCCAGCCGAGCCTCGGCGAAACCGTCGTGGTCACCGGCCTGGGCCTGATCGGCCTGATCACCGTGCAGTTGCTGCGCGCGCACGGCTGCCGCGTGCTCGGCATCGATTTCGATCCGGCCAAGCTAGCGCTGGCGCGCAGCTACGGCGCCGAGACCGTCGACCTGTCCAAGGGCGAGGATCCGGTCGCCGCGGCGCACGCTTTCTCGCGCGGGCGCGGCGTCGACGCGGTGCTGATCACCGCCTCGAGCAAGAGCAACGAGCCGGTCTCGCAGGCCGCGCACATGTGCCGCAAGCGCGGCCGCATCGTCTTGGTCGGGGTGACCGGCCTGGAGTTGTCGCGCGCGGATTTCTACGAGAAGGAACTGTCGTTCCAGGTCTCGTGCTCGTACGGCCCGGGCCGCTACGACCCGTCCTACGAGGAGCGCGGCAACGACTACCCGGTCGGCTTCGTGCGCTGGACCGAACAGCGCAACTTCGAAGCGGTGCTGGACATGATGGCCGCCGGCGCCCTGCAGGTGCAGCCGCTGGTGTCGCACCGCTATCCCATCGCCGACGCCGAGGCCGCCTACGGCGTGCTCGGCGGCGGCCAGCCCTCGCTCGGCATCGTGCTCGACTACGGCCGCGGCGGCGAGATGGCCGACCATCTGATCCGCCGCCACATCCCGTTGCCGGTCGCGACCACGGTGCGCGAGGACAGCGAAGCGCTCGACCGCAACGCGGTCGCCTTCATCGGCGCCGGCAACTACGCCGGACGCGTGCTGATCCCGGCCTTCGCCAAGGCCGGCGCGCGCCTGCACACGGTGGTGACCGCCAACGGCGTCGGCAGCGTCCACTTCGGCAAGAAGTTCGGTTTCTCCCACGCCAGCACCGACACCAGCGCGGTGCTGCGCGATCCGGCCGTGGGCTCGGTGGTGATCGCGACCCAGCACGCCAGCCACGCCGAGCTGACCTTCAAGGCGCTGCGCCGCGGCAAGCACGTGTTCGTGGAAAAGCCGCTGTGCCTGACCCTGGAGGAATTGCAGACCATCGAGAAAGCCCACGCCGAGCAGGCCGTGTACGGCCCGCCGCCGGTGCTGATGGTCGGCTTCAACCGCCGCTTCGCCCCGCAGGTGCAGAAGATCCATCAGCTGCTGGCCGGCGTGCGCGAGCCCAAGAGCTTCGTCATGACCGTCAACGCCGGCGCGATTCCGGCCGAGCACTGGACCCAGGACCCGCAGGCCGGCGGCGGCCGCCTGATCGGCGAGGCCTGCCACTTCGTCGACCTGCTGCGCTTCCTCGCCGGTTCGCCGATCGTCGGCCACCAGCTCACCGCGGTCGGCAACGTGCCCGGCGTCGGCATCCGCAGCGACCGGGTCAGCTTCGCCCTGAGCTTCGCCGACGGTTCCTTCGGCACCGTGCATTACCTCGCCAACGGCCACAAGAGCTTCCCCAAGGAACGCCTGGAAGTGTTCGCCGCCGGCCGGGTGCTGGCGCTGGACAACTTCCGCAAGCTGCGCGGCTACGGCTGGCCGGGTTTCAACAAGATGAATCTGTGGAGCCAGGACAAGGGCCAGGCCGCATGCGCGCAGGCGTTCATGCGCGCCGCGCGCGGCGAGGCGCCGGCGCCGATTCCGGCCGAGGAAATCTTCGAGGTCGCGCGCGTCACCCTCGAACTGGACGCATCGGTATGA
- a CDS encoding YdcF family protein, translated as MSAAWLTEPVHASAVALALAALVWLLRWRRSAFALAALALAWSLLWSMPAAAAALRDSLQGAYLGQSAEGLPQADVIVVLGGGIGRVSGFDGGDADAPELAGNRVAAAARAWHAGRAPAILLSGGPSASTRGVSEARIMADALVRLGVPRDALTLEEASRDTRGNAELSARIAVERGWRRAILVTSALHMPRALQWFQRAGLPALPLAPQAPAAAAGEPWSPSQQALDDSAQALREYAGLLLATFG; from the coding sequence GTGTCCGCGGCCTGGTTGACCGAACCCGTGCACGCCAGCGCCGTCGCGCTGGCGCTGGCCGCGCTGGTGTGGCTGCTGCGCTGGCGCCGCAGCGCGTTCGCGCTGGCCGCGCTGGCGCTGGCGTGGTCGTTGCTGTGGTCGATGCCGGCCGCCGCGGCGGCGCTGCGCGATTCGCTGCAAGGCGCTTATCTGGGCCAAAGCGCCGAAGGCTTGCCGCAGGCCGACGTCATCGTAGTGCTCGGCGGCGGCATCGGCCGGGTCAGCGGCTTCGACGGCGGCGACGCCGACGCGCCGGAACTGGCCGGCAACCGCGTCGCCGCGGCCGCGCGCGCGTGGCACGCCGGCCGCGCGCCTGCGATCCTGCTCAGCGGCGGGCCCAGCGCCAGCACCCGCGGCGTCAGCGAAGCGCGGATCATGGCCGACGCCCTGGTTCGGCTCGGCGTGCCGCGCGATGCGCTGACCCTGGAAGAAGCCAGCCGCGACACCCGCGGCAACGCCGAACTCAGCGCGCGCATCGCGGTTGAACGCGGCTGGCGGCGCGCGATCCTGGTGACTTCGGCGCTGCACATGCCGCGCGCGCTGCAATGGTTCCAGCGCGCCGGACTGCCGGCGCTGCCGCTGGCGCCGCAGGCGCCGGCCGCGGCGGCCGGCGAACCCTGGTCGCCGTCGCAACAGGCGCTCGACGACAGCGCGCAGGCGCTGCGCGAATACGCCGGGCTGTTGCTCGCCACCTTCGGCTGA
- a CDS encoding acyltransferase, producing the protein MKIFRLLKKAVVLSLIRLGWFIKPGLVTRLYVWFLRSEGAQIEERPNYLSAKIWFDGTDYSLIRLGKGCTISSNVRILTHDWAIHTVAKELGLKFDQPQGRIKPISIGRHAFIGTGSIIMPGADIGAGCIVGAGAVVRGTIPPLSIVIGNPGQVVGSVAEYVERATRGAGVSPVEQAALKQAALAHHAAAAGARAG; encoded by the coding sequence ATGAAAATCTTCCGCCTGCTCAAGAAGGCCGTCGTGCTGAGCCTGATCCGCCTGGGCTGGTTCATCAAACCCGGCCTGGTCACGCGCCTGTACGTGTGGTTCCTGCGTTCGGAAGGCGCACAGATCGAGGAGCGGCCGAACTATCTGTCGGCCAAGATCTGGTTCGACGGCACCGACTACTCGCTGATCCGCCTCGGCAAGGGCTGCACCATCTCCAGCAACGTGCGCATCCTGACCCACGACTGGGCGATCCATACCGTGGCCAAGGAGCTGGGGCTGAAGTTCGACCAGCCGCAAGGTCGGATCAAGCCGATCTCGATCGGCCGCCACGCCTTCATCGGCACCGGCTCGATCATCATGCCGGGCGCCGACATCGGCGCGGGCTGCATCGTCGGCGCCGGCGCGGTGGTGCGCGGCACGATCCCGCCGCTGAGCATCGTGATCGGCAATCCCGGGCAGGTCGTCGGTTCGGTCGCCGAATACGTCGAACGCGCGACCCGCGGCGCCGGCGTGAGCCCGGTCGAACAGGCCGCGCTGAAGCAGGCCGCGCTCGCCCACCACGCCGCCGCGGCCGGCGCGCGCGCGGGCTGA
- a CDS encoding glycosyltransferase family 4 protein, whose protein sequence is MRILFLTDNFPPEGNAPATRTYEHAVRWVRAGHEVTVVTCAPNFPEGKLFPGYRNAWRSVETLDGIRVVRVKTYITANEGFLKRTLDYLSFMAAGGIAGLFERRPDVVVATSPQFFCALGGWALARLKRRPFVFELRDLWPASITAVGAMQRSAAIRALEKLEMFLYRSADAIVPVTQSFREELIHRGVDPGKIHVVLNGVDLQRYKPAARDPVMARQYDLDGRFVVGYLGTHGMAHGLENVIAAAELLRDDPRIVFFFAGSGAQRAQVERMAAERALPNVRMIPRQPKEMMPKLWGLCDLSLIPLRDTPVFASVIPSKLFEGMGMGIPALMSLPRGEAVRIVETTGCGVCVAPEDAAAMAAEIAALAGDPERMRRLREASLAAAPAYSRDRQARLMSDALARLTGDDGARGLLRSSE, encoded by the coding sequence ATGCGTATTCTGTTTCTGACCGACAATTTCCCGCCCGAAGGCAACGCCCCGGCGACCCGCACCTACGAGCACGCGGTGCGCTGGGTGCGCGCCGGCCACGAGGTCACCGTGGTCACCTGCGCGCCGAACTTCCCCGAGGGCAAGCTGTTCCCCGGCTACCGCAACGCGTGGCGCAGCGTCGAGACCCTCGACGGCATCCGCGTGGTCCGGGTCAAGACCTACATCACCGCGAACGAAGGCTTTCTCAAGCGCACCCTCGACTACCTCAGTTTCATGGCCGCCGGCGGCATCGCCGGCCTGTTCGAGCGCCGCCCCGACGTGGTCGTGGCGACCTCGCCGCAGTTCTTCTGCGCGCTCGGCGGCTGGGCGCTGGCGCGGCTCAAGCGCCGGCCGTTCGTGTTCGAACTGCGCGACCTGTGGCCGGCCTCGATCACCGCGGTCGGCGCGATGCAGCGCAGCGCGGCGATCCGGGCGCTGGAAAAGCTCGAGATGTTCCTCTATCGCAGCGCCGACGCGATCGTGCCGGTGACCCAGTCGTTCCGCGAGGAGCTGATCCACCGCGGCGTCGACCCCGGCAAGATCCACGTCGTGCTCAACGGCGTCGACCTGCAGCGCTACAAGCCGGCCGCGCGCGACCCGGTGATGGCGCGCCAGTACGACCTCGACGGCCGTTTCGTGGTCGGTTATCTGGGCACCCACGGCATGGCGCACGGGCTGGAGAACGTGATCGCCGCGGCCGAGCTGCTGCGCGACGACCCGCGCATCGTGTTCTTCTTCGCCGGCAGCGGCGCGCAGCGCGCGCAGGTCGAGCGGATGGCGGCCGAACGCGCGCTGCCGAACGTGCGCATGATCCCGCGCCAGCCCAAGGAGATGATGCCCAAGCTGTGGGGCCTGTGCGATCTGTCGCTGATCCCGCTGCGCGACACGCCGGTGTTCGCCTCGGTGATCCCGTCCAAGTTGTTCGAAGGCATGGGCATGGGCATTCCGGCGCTGATGTCGCTGCCGCGCGGCGAGGCGGTGCGGATCGTCGAAACCACCGGCTGCGGCGTCTGCGTAGCGCCCGAGGACGCGGCCGCGATGGCCGCCGAAATCGCCGCCCTGGCCGGCGATCCCGAGCGCATGCGGCGCCTGCGCGAAGCCAGCCTGGCCGCGGCGCCGGCGTACTCGCGCGACCGCCAGGCGCGGTTGATGAGCGACGCGCTGGCGCGGCTGACCGGCGACGACGGCGCGCGCGGCCTGCTGCGCTCGTCGGAGTGA